The following coding sequences are from one Arthrobacter crystallopoietes window:
- the trxB gene encoding thioredoxin-disulfide reductase — protein sequence MPEQLIIIGSGPSGYTAAIYAARAGLKPLVLAGSVTAGGALMNTTAVENFPGFPEGIQGPDLMASLQKQAENFGAVIEYEDVTEVELAGHSKRVTTGSGKSYQAQAVILSTGSAYKELGLPEEKKFSGHGLSWCATCDGFFFRNQDIIVVGGGDSAMEEALFLTRFGKTVTVVVRRATLRASKIMAQRARDNDKIRFEYNSAVTAIHGDAKVTGVTLTDTVTGATRELAATGIFVAIGHLPRTELVKGQVDLDEEGYIKVDAPTTVTNLPGVFACGDAVDHRYRQAITAAGTGCAAALDAERYLAALEDSDSIATALVEESTHA from the coding sequence ATGCCTGAACAGCTCATCATCATCGGCTCCGGCCCCTCCGGCTACACCGCTGCCATCTATGCCGCCCGCGCAGGATTGAAACCCCTTGTCCTGGCCGGGTCTGTCACCGCCGGCGGCGCGCTGATGAACACCACCGCAGTCGAAAACTTCCCCGGGTTCCCGGAGGGCATCCAGGGCCCGGACCTGATGGCCAGCCTGCAGAAGCAGGCCGAAAACTTCGGCGCCGTCATCGAGTACGAGGACGTCACCGAGGTCGAACTCGCCGGACATTCCAAGCGCGTGACCACCGGCTCCGGCAAGAGCTACCAAGCCCAGGCAGTGATTCTCTCCACCGGCTCCGCCTACAAGGAGCTCGGCCTGCCCGAGGAAAAGAAATTTTCCGGCCATGGCCTGTCCTGGTGCGCCACCTGCGACGGCTTCTTCTTCCGCAACCAGGACATCATCGTCGTCGGCGGCGGCGACTCCGCCATGGAAGAAGCACTCTTTTTGACCCGGTTCGGCAAGACCGTCACCGTCGTCGTCCGCCGCGCCACCCTGCGCGCTTCAAAGATCATGGCCCAGCGGGCCCGCGACAACGACAAAATCCGGTTCGAATACAACAGCGCCGTGACCGCCATCCACGGCGATGCTAAGGTCACCGGCGTCACCCTGACCGACACCGTCACCGGGGCTACACGTGAGCTGGCGGCGACCGGGATCTTCGTCGCCATCGGACACCTGCCCCGGACCGAACTGGTGAAGGGCCAGGTCGACCTGGACGAGGAGGGCTACATCAAGGTCGACGCGCCCACCACCGTGACCAACCTCCCGGGCGTCTTCGCCTGCGGCGACGCCGTCGACCACCGCTACCGGCAGGCCATCACCGCCGCGGGCACTGGCTGCGCCGCGGCGCTGGACGCCGAACGCTACCTCGCGGCCTTGGAAGACAGCGACAGCATCGCCACCGCACTCGTTGAGGAGAGCACCCATGCCTGA
- the merA gene encoding mercury(II) reductase yields METNYEFDLAVVGSGGAAMAAAITARQAGKTVVLIERGTVGGTCVNVGCVPSKTLLAAAGTRHAALTNPFPGVPTSAQKADLGSLVSQKDKLIDQLRGAKYADVAKAYGFEIRSGEASFSDAETLAVDGKAVSARSFIIAAGAEPAAPNVAGLTDLDYLTSTTAMELIRLPRSMAIIGGGYVGVEQAQLFAHLGTKVTIIGRIAPSAEPEMVAVLRSVMEQDGITMLEEHAVSVTLKDGRTTVSTASGRNASAEKLLVATGRTARTNGLNLPAAGVATDERGFILVDDSQRTTNPRVFAAGDITGAPQYVYVAAATGKAAATNALRDNLRVPAGRVDYAGLPAVIFSCPQLATAGLTEAEGLAAGYRCECRVMSFEDVPRALVNQDTRGAIKMVAELGTGKVIGVSAIGDHAGEIMLPATYAIKAGMTTRQIADTWAPYLTMSESLRLVAGIFHNEMPTSCCA; encoded by the coding sequence ATGGAAACGAATTACGAGTTTGACCTGGCCGTGGTGGGTTCCGGCGGGGCGGCGATGGCCGCTGCAATCACTGCCCGGCAGGCGGGCAAGACAGTGGTGCTGATCGAGCGCGGCACCGTGGGCGGCACCTGTGTAAACGTAGGGTGCGTACCGTCCAAAACACTGCTGGCCGCAGCGGGCACGCGCCATGCAGCACTAACCAACCCTTTCCCGGGAGTGCCGACTTCGGCCCAGAAAGCGGATCTGGGCTCACTTGTCAGCCAGAAGGACAAGCTGATCGACCAGCTCCGTGGAGCGAAATATGCCGATGTCGCCAAGGCCTATGGATTCGAAATCCGCAGCGGCGAAGCGTCCTTCTCGGATGCCGAGACCCTTGCGGTCGATGGTAAGGCCGTCTCGGCGCGCTCCTTCATCATTGCAGCCGGCGCGGAACCGGCAGCGCCAAACGTCGCCGGACTCACGGACTTGGATTACCTGACCTCCACCACTGCCATGGAGCTGATCCGGCTGCCAAGGTCTATGGCCATTATCGGCGGAGGCTACGTAGGCGTCGAGCAGGCACAGCTCTTCGCGCACCTGGGAACCAAAGTGACGATCATCGGGCGGATAGCGCCCTCCGCGGAGCCGGAAATGGTCGCCGTCCTGCGCTCGGTGATGGAGCAGGACGGAATCACCATGCTCGAGGAGCATGCAGTCTCCGTCACCTTGAAGGACGGCCGGACGACGGTCTCCACTGCTTCAGGTCGGAACGCCAGCGCGGAAAAACTGCTGGTAGCCACCGGCAGGACCGCCCGAACAAATGGCCTGAACCTGCCGGCAGCAGGGGTCGCCACGGATGAACGGGGATTCATCCTGGTCGATGACAGCCAGCGGACCACCAATCCTCGGGTTTTTGCTGCCGGAGACATTACCGGGGCACCGCAATACGTCTATGTGGCTGCAGCGACCGGAAAGGCGGCAGCCACCAATGCGCTACGGGACAATCTCCGTGTCCCCGCGGGCAGGGTCGATTACGCCGGTTTGCCGGCAGTCATATTCTCCTGCCCCCAACTCGCCACTGCCGGACTGACCGAGGCCGAAGGCCTCGCCGCGGGCTACCGGTGCGAGTGCCGGGTGATGAGCTTCGAGGACGTGCCGCGCGCTCTCGTCAATCAGGACACCCGGGGTGCCATCAAAATGGTCGCCGAGCTTGGCACCGGGAAAGTTATCGGCGTGAGCGCCATCGGAGACCATGCCGGGGAAATCATGCTCCCGGCCACCTACGCGATCAAGGCCGGCATGACCACCCGGCAAATCGCGGATACCTGGGCACCGTACCTGACCATGTCGGAGAGTCTGCGCCTGGTAGCGGGCATCTTTCACAACGAAATGCCAACCTCCTGCTGTGCCTGA
- a CDS encoding MFS transporter: MKSRTSFTSLMRQQPYRRLWIARTVSQWGDAFNTVALALLVYSLTGTGLGVSGVVIAEIIPVLLLASFAGPLVDRFPRVTVMMAADLVRAALAFSLPFMAGSVFAVYAVAFGLSAGAVFFNPASQSVLPSLVRERDLVAANSGLWTAAVVSQIVLAPLAGVVVAAFGYDWAFWINGASYLASAAVLLRLNVPAGIAPAGRSSWYREAREGLSVLTGHRLLRALAGAQFLGALSAGATGALLVVLAREHLQLGEADYGLLLGAIGVGAAIGPLILSRLTDNPRQAGFVLGPFVLRGIVDAALATAAGLVPAIAALVAYGLGTSTGAVTFNSLLQAETPERLRGRIFATFDMLWQSGRLISLLAGGLIADIFGIRAVFYIGAVLLFAAAWAGWHGLRKDRANRQ, from the coding sequence ATGAAGTCCCGGACCTCGTTCACGTCATTGATGCGGCAGCAACCGTATCGCCGTCTGTGGATTGCGCGGACCGTTTCGCAGTGGGGGGATGCGTTCAACACGGTCGCGCTGGCCTTGCTGGTGTATTCGCTCACCGGTACGGGCCTGGGGGTTTCCGGGGTGGTGATTGCGGAGATCATTCCGGTGTTGTTGCTGGCTTCTTTTGCAGGTCCTTTGGTGGATCGGTTTCCGCGGGTGACAGTGATGATGGCTGCGGACCTTGTGCGGGCTGCTCTCGCATTTTCGCTGCCGTTCATGGCTGGAAGCGTTTTTGCCGTGTACGCTGTGGCTTTCGGTCTGTCTGCCGGCGCAGTGTTCTTTAATCCGGCGTCACAGTCGGTCCTTCCCTCCCTGGTCCGGGAACGGGACCTTGTCGCGGCCAACAGCGGGCTATGGACCGCAGCGGTAGTTTCGCAGATTGTGCTCGCTCCGCTGGCCGGCGTCGTGGTTGCCGCATTCGGCTACGACTGGGCGTTCTGGATCAACGGGGCCAGTTACCTTGCCTCTGCCGCTGTGTTGTTGCGCTTGAATGTCCCTGCCGGCATAGCTCCGGCAGGGCGTTCCTCGTGGTATAGGGAGGCAAGGGAAGGTTTATCAGTCCTTACCGGGCACCGGCTGTTGCGGGCGCTGGCCGGAGCACAGTTCCTCGGCGCGCTCTCAGCGGGAGCCACCGGGGCCCTGCTGGTTGTCCTGGCCCGGGAACATTTGCAGTTGGGCGAGGCGGACTATGGCCTTTTGCTCGGTGCCATTGGGGTTGGTGCTGCGATCGGCCCGCTCATCCTTTCCCGGCTCACGGACAACCCCCGGCAGGCAGGGTTTGTGCTGGGTCCTTTCGTACTGCGCGGAATAGTCGACGCAGCACTCGCAACGGCCGCCGGCCTTGTCCCGGCGATCGCAGCGCTGGTCGCGTACGGACTCGGGACCTCTACCGGAGCAGTCACCTTCAATTCCCTCCTGCAGGCCGAAACCCCTGAACGGCTGCGTGGACGGATATTCGCGACCTTCGACATGCTGTGGCAGTCCGGCCGTCTCATCTCACTCCTTGCCGGCGGCCTCATCGCCGACATCTTCGGCATCCGCGCCGTTTTCTACATTGGTGCCGTGCTGTTGTTTGCAGCAGCCTGGGCAGGCTGGCACGGCCTCAGAAAGGACCGCGCCAACAGGCAGTAG
- a CDS encoding low molecular weight phosphatase family protein → MPATPRVLFICVKNGGKSQMAAGLMRDLARGTIEVQSAGTKPGNAINALSAESLAELGIDISAEKPKAVTEEALQAADVVVTLGSEAKITAPDGTRYENWDTDEPSERGIEGIERMRLVRDDIRQRVKALHAELTGT, encoded by the coding sequence ATGCCCGCCACACCCCGTGTCTTGTTCATCTGCGTGAAAAACGGCGGCAAGTCCCAGATGGCCGCGGGCTTGATGCGCGATCTCGCCCGCGGAACCATTGAGGTGCAATCGGCCGGTACCAAACCCGGCAATGCCATCAACGCGCTCTCGGCCGAATCCCTGGCCGAGCTCGGCATCGACATCAGCGCCGAAAAGCCGAAAGCCGTCACCGAGGAAGCGCTGCAGGCTGCCGACGTCGTCGTGACCCTCGGCAGCGAAGCAAAAATCACGGCGCCAGATGGCACGCGCTACGAGAACTGGGACACTGACGAGCCCTCCGAACGCGGCATCGAAGGCATCGAACGGATGCGCCTCGTCCGCGACGACATCCGCCAACGGGTGAAGGCGCTCCACGCCGAACTCACCGGCACCTGA
- a CDS encoding MerR family transcriptional regulator, which yields MRIGELAAAAGTTAKTLRFYESAGLIPQPRRSPNGYREYSDDMVSRLDFVRRGQSAGLSLAQIAEILHLRDEGRSPCAHVETLLTERLKELDRQISDLLELRETVAKLHESSRSPDSSLCRPDQVCRYI from the coding sequence GTGAGGATTGGCGAACTGGCCGCTGCCGCCGGGACAACGGCGAAAACACTGCGGTTTTACGAGTCTGCCGGCCTGATTCCGCAGCCTCGCCGGAGCCCGAATGGATACCGCGAATATTCTGACGATATGGTTTCGAGGCTCGATTTCGTCCGCAGGGGCCAGAGCGCGGGATTATCTCTGGCCCAAATCGCTGAAATTCTTCATCTCCGCGATGAAGGGCGTTCACCCTGCGCCCACGTCGAGACCCTCCTGACCGAGCGGCTGAAAGAACTCGATCGTCAGATAAGCGACCTGTTGGAGCTCCGCGAAACAGTCGCGAAACTCCACGAATCCAGCCGCTCCCCAGACTCGTCATTGTGCCGGCCTGATCAAGTCTGTCGTTATATTTGA
- a CDS encoding arsenate reductase ArsC yields the protein MSAETTRKPSVLFVCVHNAGRSQMAAAYLTHLATGAIEVRSAGSQPAEQVNPAAVEAMREDGIDISAELPKVLTTEAVKDSDVVVTMGCGDECPYFPGKRYEDWVLEDPAGKGVDSVRPIRDDIKGRIEKLISELLPAK from the coding sequence ATGAGCGCCGAAACCACCAGGAAGCCCTCCGTCCTCTTCGTCTGCGTCCACAATGCGGGACGTTCCCAGATGGCTGCCGCCTACCTCACCCACCTGGCCACGGGCGCCATTGAAGTCCGTTCCGCCGGCTCCCAGCCCGCAGAGCAGGTCAACCCCGCCGCCGTCGAGGCTATGCGCGAGGACGGGATCGACATTTCAGCCGAACTGCCCAAGGTCCTGACCACCGAGGCCGTCAAGGATTCCGACGTTGTGGTGACCATGGGCTGCGGCGACGAATGCCCGTATTTCCCGGGCAAACGCTACGAGGACTGGGTGCTGGAAGACCCGGCCGGCAAGGGCGTGGACTCCGTCCGGCCGATCCGCGACGACATCAAGGGCCGTATCGAAAAGCTCATCTCCGAGCTGCTGCCCGCCAAGTAA
- a CDS encoding three-helix bundle dimerization domain-containing protein: MDNEHGTRANGLNHAEHVLGRISRELAAKFDGVFTAEMVDRYVFESYTALARTARIKTYLPSITRHFAYDRLTALAHSQGTRPSGKPEVLFVCVQNAGRSQMAAALLKHHAGETVNVRSAGSMPAEHLVPNVTAVMNDLGINLEHEFPKPLTDDVVRAADVVVTMGCGDACPIYPGKRYEDWKIDDPDGRTLQEVLTIRDQLDRRVKELFAGLPA; this comes from the coding sequence ATGGATAACGAACACGGCACTCGGGCCAACGGCCTCAACCACGCAGAGCACGTCCTCGGCAGGATCAGCAGGGAGCTCGCCGCCAAGTTCGACGGTGTCTTCACCGCTGAAATGGTGGACCGCTACGTCTTCGAGTCCTACACCGCTCTGGCCCGGACCGCCCGGATCAAAACCTACCTGCCCTCCATTACCCGGCACTTCGCCTATGACCGGCTCACCGCCCTGGCCCATTCGCAGGGAACCCGCCCCAGCGGCAAACCCGAAGTACTGTTCGTCTGCGTGCAGAACGCAGGCCGGTCCCAAATGGCCGCGGCACTGCTCAAACATCACGCCGGAGAAACCGTCAACGTCCGGTCGGCCGGCTCCATGCCCGCCGAGCACCTCGTGCCCAACGTCACCGCCGTCATGAACGACCTCGGCATCAATCTCGAACACGAATTCCCGAAACCCTTGACCGACGACGTCGTTCGCGCAGCAGACGTTGTGGTCACAATGGGCTGCGGCGACGCCTGCCCCATCTACCCTGGGAAGCGATACGAAGACTGGAAAATCGACGACCCCGACGGCCGGACCCTGCAAGAAGTGCTCACCATCAGGGACCAGCTCGACCGCCGGGTCAAGGAATTGTTCGCCGGCCTGCCAGCCTGA